The Pan troglodytes isolate AG18354 chromosome 19, NHGRI_mPanTro3-v2.0_pri, whole genome shotgun sequence region GGGGCCAGGACGGTGTCTGTGAGGGCAGGAAGGAGCCATCCACGGAGAGGGCTGGAGGTCAAGCGAGCTCTGAACCAAGAGGTCACCATGGAGCCACAATAAGGCCTCCAACAACCTCAGCGGGGCGGCCTAGCATAGTGAGGCACACAGCTGAGGGGGGAGGGCAGGAAGTGTGGCTGGCAGGCAGCTCAGCCCTAGCTCAGGCCCGGTGGGCAGCAGGCTGGTGTCTGGCTAAGCAGAGGGGACCCTGAGGCACAACATCCATGCATGGGGTCCCTGAGGTGGTGGATGTGGAGGGACCCAGGACCATAATGGGTGAGAGTGAGCAGGGGACAATGGCACAGGCCCAGAGAAGCGCCGGGGGCAGCCGGAAAAGACCCAGCACACGGCAGACGGCCACCTGAGGTGGCAGCCCCTGAGCCAGCAGGAGACTGACACCTCAGCTGCCCAGGTAAAGGGGAGTGGAGGCCTGACCGAGGCCGACCacaggtgaagggtgggagggaggggctcCATTCAGCCCAGAGAGACAGCCCCACTTCAGAGGTCTCGAGACCCCACCCAGCCCGGCCCCCTGGCCTTCATCCCACCTGGGCCACCACCAGGGTGAGAGCAGCGAGGGAGGGTCAGGCGATGCCTCGGTCCcgttttccttccctctttctgtcAGAATCAAGACCGAGCATGCCGATGTCCCGGCCACGGCCCCGTACTCCTCAGTCGCTACACCACACCCCACTGCCTCTGAGAGTTTTCTTTcatagttttcatattttaatatctttgaaACTGGGCTGCGCCTGACAATTGCTATCACGTCAGAATTTAACCAATGgtggtttttatttctcaatgtaCTGTAAAATATAGCGCAGCTCACGATGGCTGGGGTCTCACATGGGAGGACCCTCGATGACACTCTCCTGGCCCAGGACCACCCTTCCAGAGCCCCTCAGGCTACATGGTCTTTAGGTAttttctccccttcccctcaAAGTCTTCCACATCCCAcgtcaccccaccccacccagtgCTGGGACAACCTCCAGTTCCAGACACCCAGCATCAGGACAGGTGGACACAGATGTCTACATGATCTTCCTGAAACCCTATCCCCAAGTCACTTACCACCAGGGTGTCACCCAGGCCCTCTGCTGCCAGCAAGCCCACTGTCCAGTCCCAGCTTGTTTTATCAGGTGTCACCTGCTGCTCCACTCCTGCCCCAACAGCCTTTGCCACAGGACTATCTGCCACCAGCCACACACAGCGCAGGCGACCTGCAAGTCTGTGCCTTCTGCAGGACCTGACTGCCTGCTTCCGTGGCTGTCCAGCCTACAGGGCCTGGCCTACTGGACTGCAGGTATTCCTCTGCTCTGGGGCCCCGGGCAagctcctctgagcctcagcatCCTCATTCAAAGTGATGCAGCCCACAGGTAGGCTCGCCTGCTCCAATAGGGACGGAAGCACAGCGATGGAAAGCCGGCAGCTCAGTGAGGTCTCTGTGGCTCCTTATCCAATACGATGATGGACAGGACAAGCATGTGCCGTATGGTTCAACTGGATGCTGTTAAGAATGAAAGCggctgaggccaggcgtggtggctcacgcctgtaatcccagcacgttgggaggctgaggtgggcagatcacctaaggtcaggagttcgagaccagcctggccagcatggtgaaaccccgtctctactaaaaatacaaaaagtagccaggcgtggtggcagtcgcctgtaatcccagctactcaggaggctgcggcaggagaatcgcttgaacctgggaggcagaggttgcagtgagccgagatcacgccattgcactccagcttgggggacaagagtgagacttcgtctcaaaaaaagaaaaaagaaaggggctaGATGTGgtggtaatcctagcactttgggaggtcaggagttcaagactggcctgggcaacatagagcaACATCTCgaccaggtgcggtgactcacgcctgtaatcctggcactctgggaggctgaggtgggcagatcataggaggtcaggagtttgagaccagcctgggcaacatggcgaaaccccattgctactaaaaaaaaaaaatacaaaaattaggccaggtgcagtggctcatgcctgtaatcccagcactttgggaggccaaggtggaaggatcatctgaggtcaggagttcgagaccagcctggccaacatacagtgaaatcccatctctactaaaaaaaaaatacagaaattagctgggcgtggtggcacatgcctgtagtcccagctacttgggaagctaaagcaggagaatcgcttgaacccaggaagcagaggttacagtgagccgagattgtgccactgcactccagcctgggcaacagagcaagactctgtctctcaaaaaaaaaaaaacaaaaaaattagccaggcatggtggtatgcacctgtaattccagcttctcaggagtcggaggcaggagaatcgctttatacccaggaggcgcaggttgcagtgagcagagaccatgtcactgcactccagcttgggaaacagagacagagcaagactctatctcaaaacaaacaacaaacaaacaaacaaaaaagggccccatctctgctctctgccctcaaaaaaaaaaaaaaaagaacgaaaggGATGCTGTTGATTATCAAGAATGAAACAACTCTTCTGGGTAAACTGGAATGTAGAGTCAGCCCACTCTTAGGGATGTGGAGGCCCAGAAAAGCACTGGGGACTGAAAGAAGAGACTGCCACCAGCCACAGCAAACACTTGTCGGGCTAAGGGCAGGgcagccaccacgctgggccctTACACACACTGCCCACATCCCCACAGCTGGACCAGAAAGATACCCTGAGAACTTCCAGTTCAGCGCTGAAGGAGCCTGCCACCAAGCAGCGGTGCCCCTCCCAGGGTCTCCGAGGCCACAGCAGTTGGGGCTCAGCCCGAATGCTGCAGctggcctgagcctcccaaagtctgcCTCCACTCTGCCTGCACCCTACAGCAGGTTTCTGGACTCCCTGAAAGACCCACTCCCTACTGATACCCATGTGGCTTTGCTCAGAGACTGGCCCTCCCTCCAGATAGGGAGGGGAGTCGCATTGGGTAGAACTATGTAGAACCTTCCTCCTACAGGGGACCCAAGGGCTTTAGAGACTTcctggtggggaggggacagaaCCCCAGTCTCTGGCCTCCCAGTCTCAAATTCTTTCCCCCACACAGCCACATGCCTAAGAACAGGCCATGAAGTAACACTCCAGCAACGTGACAATAGTGAGGTTCCAGAGTTAGAATCAGTGACGCCATCGCTAGTCACCATGCTCCTCCGGAGTTTCTGAGATTCAAAGTTTCTAAGACTCCACTTTCTCTTCGTGTTCTGTGTCTTTTTCAGCCAACGAGGCTAGAAAATGATCTACTGCCCAAGCAGGCGCACGAGGATACGGCTGTCACAGCTGCCACACTGGCACCTCGTGGTCCCTTGAAGACCGCCCAGGGAAAGCCTCTAAGCGCTGCACCACCTCCTCACCCTCTCCCCTGGGTGGTGGCAGCAACAGCCTGAGCGTGTGCGCCCTCCTCCCCATCCTGATCCCACTCAAACCACAACCTCCCCTGACTCGCCCCAAATCCAGCCCTGTCCTTTAGGAAGAGTTGGCTCTTCCTTCACGTCCCACTTCCCACGTTCTCGCCACATCCCACCCAAAGTCCACTCACTGGTCCCTGTTTACACCTCAGGGCCTTTGGTCAAGCTGTCTTCTCTGCCCAAAACTATCCTACTCATCCTTGGGGATCCAGCTGAAAGACCACCTTCCTGCGACGGCTacccaggggcaggagggagagaagcacaGCCCGTGCCCCGTATGGCTCCCGCCCCCGCGGTCACAACCACCGCCCAGTGAGTGCCTAGAAGGCAGGCGGAGGCCCCGTTCTCCCCGTTAGGCCCAGCATCACCGCCCGGGGAGACGGGAAAGAGGGCAAGGCCGAAAAATGGACAGAAGAAGAATGCGGACGGCCGGGCCCGCGGCGCTCCGAGAATCGGAGGCATCCTCAGGCACGGTCCCTCCAGGAGACCGGGAAAGCGGGGCTCTGTCAGCCCCAAAGCCCCGACGGCGGCAGAAGGCTGGCCCGCTGCGAGCGTCCGGCGGCGCTGGGTCCCCGGCACCTGCCCCGGCCTGGGCGGGAAAGGCGCTCAGTCCGAGCCGCGCCCTCCCCACGCGCGCTCCCAGGCGCCCCGCGGGCCGCGCCCTCCTGCAGGTGCCGGGCCGGGAACGCGGGCCCCTCCCTCGGACCCCGGCTGCCCGGCCACTcccccgcgcccggccccgcCCGGCCCTGCAGGGCACCCGCGGCCGCGCGGCGACACCAGGGCGGGGCCCAGCCGCGCCCGCCCCGCCCCGTCCCCGCCGCCCGGCGCCGCACCCGCCTCACCTCGCCCCGACCCGCCGCCACCGCCTCTTCCAGCTGGGAGGCCCCGCCGGAAGTGACGCCACCGCTGGCTGCACAGGCGCAGGCGCAGCGCGCTCTCACGTGACCGCCCGGCTGGCGGAGGGCGGGGGCGGCAGGCCGGGATTCCAGTGCGGGGTTGGGGCTCGTGGCGGAAGCTCCGGACCTCTCTGGCCTGAACGGTGAGCGCCGCCGGCCACTGGGAGCGGCCAGAGCCCAGTAATCAGGACACCACCACAGGCACCACGTGTGTAGACCCAGGCCCCCTCACCTGGGAGTCACGtttattgaaaaagtaaaaagtgtCACAGTAAAAAATTCACCTGGAGACAAAGCCAGGCCTAGGAGGGGTGGCGGGGTCGTGGAGGGACGGGTCCGGCCGCCCCTGGCCCACGGGTGGGGCACGTGCTGGCCCATGGGCGACGCGCGGCTTCTCCAGGGAGGCGGCCCTGGGCGCGGGGGCGGGCGGGCAGAGCTGGCTCAGTCCATCGTGGTCCCTTTGAAGAGCTCCACCAGCTCCTTGTAGTCCGGGTCGATGAGGTCGGAGGGCAGGTCGCCATCGTCGTTGGTTGCATCCCTGTCCGCTCCCAGGGAGATAAGGTACCTGGAGTGTAAAGGTCGCTCTGGCTGAAGCGGGGAGGAGCCAGGAGAGTGCTCGCCCCAACCCGGGTCAGAGGGCCAGAGTCCTGGGGTCACCTGTGTGTCCCCCACCTTGGGGTCCTAAGGTCCGGGTAGGGTGAGGAGGAAGAAACCTGACCCTTTGGAAGCTGTGGCCAGCTTTTCAAGTTGGTTCTATTGAGGACAAAGGCAGAAACAGGATTCCAGAAGCCTCTAGGGTTTGCagggttctttttttgtttttttgttttttgagacagaatttcgctcttatcacccaggctggagtgcaatggcatgatctcgactcacggcaacctccacttcccgggttcaagtgattctcctgcctcagccttgagtagctgggattacaggcgcgcgccaccacgcgtggctaattttgtatttttagtagtgagggGGTTCttgtcacgaactcctgacctcaggtgatccgcccacctcggcctcccaaagtgctgggattacaggcgcaggcgtgagccaccgcccccagcctctAGGGTTCTTGCCGACACCACCCGGGCTACATTTTGGGGCCCCCATCCTGGGGACCCACTGAGGCCCGGAGGGGTCGGGTTCAAGCCTGTGTAGACCCAGGCCCCCTCACCTGGCTATGTCAGGGTACCCATCGCTGCAGGCAATGTGCAGGGGTGTCCAGCCCGCCTCATCTCGCTGGTGAATGTCAGCCCCGTATTTGACCAGCAGCTTCACGCATTCCAGGTTTCCAGAGAGCACGGCTTCATGCAAGGCGGCCAGGCCTGGGCAGGGAGGACGGGAGGGGTCAATACTGAGCCCCAGGTCGGGTCCTCCTTGCTggcctcccccaccacccccacaggCCCTGGCCAGCTCTTCCAGGCCTTGCTCACCTGAGGGGTGGATGGTGGCCAGGGAGACTTTCCGAGTCCGGATGAAGCGCCCCACCTGCTCCAGGTCACCCTGCCGGATGTGGTCCAAGAACAGGACATCATTAGGGAAACGCACGCTGCGATCAGCCAGCatccgccgccgccgctgccgtgGGCTGTAGCGGGCATAGCGGGCAGTTCTGCTAGGCATCTTGGGCGCTGTGGGGCAGGTTGCCCCTGGGGACGCTACTGCACTGGGGTTAATAATGTATCCGGTCCCGACCAGATCAGCTTGAGGGCTCCTGTCGGACGAGCCTCGGCCTCTGACTTGCTTATATAGGGCTCAGGGGCTATATAAAGCTGCACGGTCATCCTCCCCGGCGCGAGGGGCTGAAACTGAGCTGCACCCCCGCCCCGCGCCCCAGATCATGTTTAGTGACTCATCTTTCAGCCCATctgtcaccgtgcccggccaaagggGTCAGATCATTCTTGCCTGTCGCTCCCTGCCCCACAGCTGGACCTAGAAGGTGCCTTACCGAGGGCAGGAGGAGGCACCGGTGCAGAACCCATGAGATAGCTAGGAACGCGAGATCAAGGGCACAGTAGGTACCAAGGTCATTGGAAGGGCTTTTGCTCTCTACCTCCTGGAAAGTGAGGGGCGGCCACCCCCTCCACATCTGCAGAAGCACAGGTCCACCGTGCTGTGGGGAAACAGGCCTGAGCCCCTCCATCTCCCTACCTGTCAGTTTTCACCTTCCAGCGTGGCTTGCCTCACTCTCAATGGTTTCCCCAAAACTACTCTGatggcctaggcaggcggatcgtgaggtcaggagatcgagaccatcctggctaacacggtgaaaccccgtctctactaaatatacaaaaaattagccgggcgtggtggtgggcgcctatagtcccagctactcgggaggctggggcaggagaatggcgtgaacccgggaggcggaggttgcagtgagccgagatcgtgccactgcactccagcctgggcgacagagcgagactctgtctcaaaaaaaaaaaaaaaaatgactctgaTGGTGCTGCCTCCTGCTCAGAAACCCCGCAGGCATCCTTGGCTGGGATCTCAGTGCCTCAGGCTCCTGCTCAGTCAGTCCTGCGACTTTTCCTCCACATGCCTGGCTCCCCTGCCTCACACACCTGCAGGGGACAGGGTATTCCCTACACACTCATGGGTTCACCTGCATAGTGTCTCTGCATTCCAGGTTTGACACACATACTCACACTTAAGGTGGTGTCCAGTTTGCTCTCCATGTTCAGGGACCATCACACCCTGGGTGGTGTGCTCTCTCTGCCCCGGCCCCCGTGATCTTACCTCTAGAAGCACAGCCAagggaatttttttgtttgtttgtttgaatcagagtctcactctgtcgcccaagctggactACATTGGCGCaacctcggttcactgcaacctctgcgtcccgggttcaagcgattcttttgcctcaccttctcaagtagctgggactacaggggcatgcaccaccacgtctggctaatttttgtatttttagtagagacggggtttcaccatattggccaggttggtctcaaactcctggccttgtgatccgcccgcctcggcctcccaaagtgctgggattacagacgtgagccactgcgcccagccaagggaatttttaaaactcGTGTTCCAACAGGCTCTTCATTGCTGGCTGCCTTTACTTTTGCAACAGCCCCAGTGGAGGTCCAAAGTAGGGCTTGGACTACAGGACATGAGCAAGTGGATGGGACgggacacagacacagagttGACCAGGGAGGTCTTTGTTGTCAGGGACAGCCATCGATTGTGCTGGGAGCACTGCAGCACTTGAAGCTGGATGGATGAGTCTGCTGGGGCTGTCTTCACagaccacagactgagtggcttaaaaaacagatggttgg contains the following coding sequences:
- the PPP1R27 gene encoding protein phosphatase 1 regulatory subunit 27, with product MPSRTARYARYSPRQRRRRMLADRSVRFPNDVLFLDHIRQGDLEQVGRFIRTRKVSLATIHPSGLAALHEAVLSGNLECVKLLVKYGADIHQRDEAGWTPLHIACSDGYPDIARYLISLGADRDATNDDGDLPSDLIDPDYKELVELFKGTTMD